The Prevotella sp. oral taxon 299 str. F0039 genome has a segment encoding these proteins:
- a CDS encoding zinc ribbon domain-containing protein: MEIEVKCPKCRFRFDTEVHRGVTEITTACPRCGFPFSHVLNDEVIEEVLSQPEEVKELVSNVVSTVNQGYTKENVKVVQKCDESNAIVSQKQSVYTPKAPQLRPNSIESLPNNYATRPLNEKDGKGKVIGVVAFVLVLMLGVLYLFKGFIFGENTNQFTEASKYVNDLQYDSLKVVNDKAYSLVADTVGFEGIKPQKSPSWIQGTWRATTDYGLIVLKIKDNTIIESIEDLSSEGTFFYNDGVLYCTFPEKTKMRYYLDADNLVIKLDGFNTFTKQNRCK; the protein is encoded by the coding sequence ATGGAAATAGAAGTAAAATGTCCTAAATGTAGATTCCGATTTGATACCGAAGTACATCGTGGAGTAACAGAAATAACAACTGCTTGTCCTCGATGTGGATTTCCTTTTAGTCATGTTCTCAATGATGAGGTGATAGAAGAAGTACTTTCTCAGCCCGAAGAGGTAAAGGAATTGGTTTCAAACGTCGTATCAACTGTAAATCAAGGATATACAAAGGAGAATGTAAAAGTAGTGCAAAAGTGCGATGAAAGCAATGCTATTGTATCTCAAAAACAATCAGTTTACACTCCAAAAGCACCTCAATTACGACCCAATAGCATTGAAAGTTTACCAAATAACTATGCTACTAGACCTTTAAATGAGAAAGATGGTAAAGGAAAAGTGATAGGTGTTGTAGCCTTTGTACTTGTTTTAATGCTTGGCGTTTTATATCTATTTAAAGGCTTTATATTTGGAGAAAACACCAATCAGTTTACAGAAGCCTCGAAATATGTAAATGATTTGCAATACGATTCACTCAAGGTGGTGAATGATAAAGCATATTCCTTGGTTGCAGACACTGTGGGCTTTGAAGGCATAAAACCCCAGAAATCACCTTCTTGGATTCAAGGAACATGGCGAGCAACAACAGATTATGGTTTGATTGTATTGAAAATTAAAGATAATACCATTATAGAAAGTATCGAAGATCTAAGTTCTGAGGGCACATTCTTTTATAATGATGGTGTTTTATATTGTACTTTCCCAGAGAAAACAAAGATGCGTTATTATCTAGATGCAGATAATTTAGTTATCAAGCTCGATGGGTTTAATACGTTTACAAAGCAAAATAGATGTAAGTAG
- a CDS encoding MATE family efflux transporter, giving the protein MNIRNQQILNLAIPSIISNITVPLLGLVDLAIVGHLNNIALIGAVAVATTIFNVQYWLLGFLRMGTSGLTSQALGKRDFQEVLKVLLRAFFIATSISLLLIAMQQGILWGALKMMKPSNSVTTFVEVYFNICIWGAPATLGHYVLNGWFVGVQNTKIPMFVAIFQNIVNILASLLFVFVFKMSIAGVALGTLISQWLSFFVSVGLLFLNYSKLRKYLSFHNLWNKEELKRFFNVNRDIFLRTLFLVLVNLFFVARGTRQGDLILSANTLLMTFYTIFSYISDGFAYAGEALSGRYYGAKNIKVFNEIYSSLFKWGIGLALIFTLLYLVLGLPFLSIITNEQQVVLVAEGYMIWAAMIPIVGIAAFVYDGIFIGITETRGMLISSFVSACLFFVVSISTATILGNHGLWLAMLVFLGMRGLVQGIIMNKKIKT; this is encoded by the coding sequence ATGAATATTCGAAATCAACAAATATTAAATCTTGCCATACCTTCGATTATTTCCAATATAACCGTTCCACTTTTAGGTCTTGTAGACCTTGCTATTGTTGGACATCTTAATAACATAGCCTTGATAGGAGCGGTGGCTGTAGCAACAACAATCTTTAATGTTCAATATTGGTTGTTAGGCTTTTTGCGAATGGGAACAAGCGGTTTAACCTCACAAGCATTGGGAAAAAGAGACTTTCAAGAAGTGTTAAAAGTGCTTTTGAGAGCTTTTTTTATTGCAACCTCTATCTCGTTGCTATTAATAGCAATGCAACAGGGTATTTTGTGGGGTGCTTTGAAGATGATGAAACCATCGAATAGTGTTACAACCTTTGTAGAAGTCTATTTCAATATTTGTATTTGGGGAGCACCAGCAACGCTCGGTCACTATGTATTAAATGGTTGGTTTGTAGGTGTTCAAAATACAAAAATCCCCATGTTTGTAGCCATTTTCCAGAATATAGTTAATATTTTGGCAAGTCTTTTGTTTGTCTTTGTATTTAAAATGAGTATTGCAGGAGTGGCTCTTGGAACGCTAATATCTCAATGGTTGTCGTTCTTTGTGTCAGTAGGTTTGCTCTTTTTGAACTATTCTAAATTAAGAAAATACCTCTCTTTCCATAATTTATGGAATAAAGAAGAACTTAAACGCTTCTTTAATGTTAATAGAGACATCTTCTTGCGCACCCTTTTCTTGGTGCTTGTAAACCTCTTTTTTGTAGCAAGAGGAACCCGACAGGGCGATTTAATATTATCTGCTAATACCTTATTAATGACCTTCTACACCATATTCTCCTATATTTCAGATGGTTTTGCCTATGCAGGCGAAGCTTTAAGCGGTAGATATTATGGGGCAAAGAACATAAAGGTGTTCAATGAAATATATAGCAGTTTGTTTAAATGGGGAATTGGTTTAGCACTTATTTTCACCTTGTTATATCTCGTTTTAGGACTTCCTTTCTTGTCGATCATCACCAATGAACAGCAAGTTGTGTTGGTTGCGGAAGGTTATATGATATGGGCTGCAATGATTCCAATTGTTGGTATTGCAGCATTTGTATACGATGGCATCTTTATAGGCATAACAGAAACACGAGGAATGCTTATATCTTCGTTTGTGTCAGCATGCCTTTTCTTTGTCGTATCCATATCAACCGCAACCATATTAGGCAATCATGGCTTATGGCTTGCTATGCTTGTGTTTCTAGGTATGCGTGGTTTGGTTCAAGGAATTATAATGAATAAAAAAATAAAAACATAA
- a CDS encoding DNA recombination protein RmuC: MEIVYILVGLCVGAVVMHFYNLVKVKDMQSGELLLKQTCEQTKLQLVEKEHELRELSASREQLNDELVATKVDLERALTQLTSERNQNSKEALLRQEQFEEQIKTLKEQFSNLATKVLESTGEKLKATNNEALELITKPLQQNINQLQQAIKHTNTETARSTSALSEQLKAMALHTLKIDETANRLTNVIKGGNKEQGKWGERMLIDILESQGLQRGVDYDLQQIITDRKGNAILNEDSGKKMIPDVILHYPNNEDIIIDSKMSIEAYYNYMNAETDVAKTQYAADLVRSIRNQANDLAKKDYSRYIAKNRTAVDFVIMFVPNEGALQLALAKEPKLWGEAFDKQVFITSQQNLLAVLKMIQMSWRQFHQTENQKRVFALAEELLKRVGDFIKRFDKVGTAIDNLKGSYDEAYKKAYTGRQSVVQKANEIKELGVKESSLSPLKETENQLFNDDGKE, encoded by the coding sequence ATGGAAATAGTATATATATTAGTGGGTTTGTGCGTGGGAGCAGTCGTTATGCACTTTTATAATTTGGTGAAAGTGAAAGATATGCAAAGCGGTGAATTGCTTTTGAAGCAGACTTGCGAACAAACAAAATTGCAATTAGTGGAGAAAGAACATGAGCTGAGAGAACTAAGTGCAAGTAGGGAGCAACTAAATGATGAATTGGTGGCTACTAAGGTGGATTTAGAACGTGCATTAACACAACTCACTTCAGAGCGAAATCAAAATTCTAAAGAGGCATTATTGCGTCAAGAGCAATTTGAAGAGCAGATAAAAACGTTGAAGGAGCAGTTCTCTAACTTGGCAACCAAAGTGTTAGAGTCGACAGGAGAGAAGTTAAAAGCCACCAATAATGAGGCTTTAGAGTTGATTACAAAGCCTCTTCAGCAGAATATTAACCAGCTTCAACAAGCAATAAAGCACACCAATACAGAAACAGCTCGCTCAACTTCGGCATTATCAGAGCAACTTAAAGCTATGGCTTTGCATACGCTAAAGATAGATGAAACGGCAAATCGCCTTACAAATGTGATTAAAGGTGGAAATAAAGAACAAGGAAAGTGGGGCGAAAGAATGTTAATTGATATTCTTGAGTCGCAAGGTTTGCAACGAGGTGTTGATTATGATCTTCAACAAATCATTACAGATAGAAAAGGAAATGCCATTCTTAATGAAGATAGCGGAAAGAAAATGATTCCAGATGTCATTCTTCATTATCCTAATAACGAAGATATCATTATCGATTCTAAAATGTCTATCGAAGCATATTATAACTATATGAATGCTGAAACCGATGTTGCTAAGACACAATATGCAGCAGATTTGGTTAGAAGTATTCGCAATCAGGCAAACGATTTGGCAAAGAAAGATTATAGTAGATACATTGCAAAGAATAGAACAGCTGTAGACTTTGTTATTATGTTTGTACCTAACGAAGGGGCATTACAGCTTGCTTTGGCAAAAGAACCAAAACTATGGGGTGAGGCTTTCGATAAACAAGTGTTTATAACAAGTCAACAAAACCTATTAGCCGTGTTGAAAATGATTCAAATGTCATGGCGACAATTCCATCAAACCGAAAACCAAAAGAGAGTGTTTGCATTGGCAGAAGAATTATTGAAGCGTGTAGGTGATTTTATAAAGCGATTTGACAAGGTGGGAACAGCAATAGATAACCTTAAAGGAAGCTATGATGAAGCCTATAAAAAGGCTTATACAGGTAGACAAAGTGTTGTTCAAAAAGCAAATGAAATAAAAGAACTTGGAGTTAAAGAGTCGTCTCTTTCTCCTTTAAAAGAAACAGAAAACCAATTATTTAACGACGATGGAAAAGAATAA
- a CDS encoding low molecular weight protein-tyrosine-phosphatase: MEKNKILFVCLGNICRSPAAEGVMKAFVQQSGRENDFEIDSAGIGGWHIGQLPDERMRKRGLLRGYNFNSHARQFQIEDFDNFNKILIMDHENYKALKAKAPSDEALSKVEMLANYMISHPNQDIIPDPYYGGVSDFDYALDLIEDACESLLKSYDK; the protein is encoded by the coding sequence ATGGAAAAGAATAAAATACTCTTTGTTTGTTTAGGAAATATATGTAGAAGTCCAGCAGCAGAAGGCGTTATGAAGGCCTTTGTTCAACAAAGTGGACGAGAGAATGACTTTGAAATAGACTCAGCAGGAATAGGAGGGTGGCATATTGGACAGCTTCCTGATGAGCGAATGAGAAAACGTGGCTTGCTAAGAGGATATAACTTTAATTCTCATGCACGTCAGTTTCAGATCGAAGACTTTGATAATTTTAATAAAATCCTTATTATGGATCATGAGAATTACAAAGCTTTAAAGGCAAAAGCACCTAGCGATGAGGCTTTAAGTAAGGTGGAAATGCTGGCTAATTATATGATTTCTCACCCTAATCAAGATATTATTCCCGACCCATATTATGGCGGAGTTTCTGACTTTGATTATGCTCTCGACTTAATTGAAGATGCATGTGAGTCGCTATTAAAAAGCTATGATAAATAA
- the rpsA gene encoding 30S ribosomal protein S1 has protein sequence MSNLKNVQPLEDFNWEEFENGSGNNASKEALVKAYDETLNKIAEHQVVEGTVTHVDKKEVIVNIGYKSDGIIPASEFRYNPDLKVGDKVEVYVEMQEDKKGQLELSHKKARLNKSWDRVNEALDKEEIVQGYIKCRTKGGMIVDVFGIEAFLPGSQIDVHPIRDYDVFVGKTMEFKIVKINQEFRNVVVSHKALIEAELEAQKKEIISKLEKGQILEGTVKNITSYGVFIDLGGVDGLIHITDLSWGRVSDPHEVVALDEKINVVILDFDDEKKRIALGLKQLTPHPWDALNTELKVGDHVKGKVVVIADYGAFVEIAPGVEGLIHVSEMSWSQHLRSAQEFLHVGDEVEAVVLTLDREERKMSLGIKQLKEDPWETIEVKYPIASKHTAKVRNFTNFGIFVELEEGVDGLIHISDLSWTKKVKHPSEFTQVGAEIDVVVLEIDKENRRLSLGHKQLEDNPWDAYETLYTPGSLHKGKITDMMDKGAVITLNEGGEGFATPKHLVKEDGTQAQVGEELDFKVIEFVKETKRIILSHSRTFEEGKEEAKPRKQHTSNAKKNDSAQVNNVAASTSLGDIDALAALKAKMEKGE, from the coding sequence ATGTCAAACTTAAAGAACGTACAACCATTAGAAGACTTCAATTGGGAAGAATTCGAAAATGGTTCTGGCAATAATGCCAGCAAGGAAGCCCTTGTAAAGGCTTATGATGAAACCCTTAATAAAATTGCAGAACACCAAGTTGTTGAGGGAACTGTTACTCATGTAGACAAGAAAGAAGTTATCGTTAACATCGGTTACAAGAGTGATGGTATTATTCCTGCATCTGAATTCAGATACAACCCAGACCTAAAAGTAGGTGACAAAGTGGAAGTATATGTAGAGATGCAAGAAGATAAGAAAGGACAACTTGAACTTTCTCACAAGAAAGCACGCCTAAATAAGAGCTGGGATCGTGTTAATGAAGCTCTTGACAAAGAAGAAATTGTACAAGGTTACATCAAGTGTCGTACAAAGGGTGGTATGATTGTTGACGTATTCGGTATCGAAGCATTCTTACCAGGAAGCCAAATCGACGTTCATCCTATTCGTGACTACGACGTATTCGTAGGAAAGACTATGGAATTCAAGATCGTAAAGATCAACCAAGAGTTCCGTAACGTGGTTGTTTCTCATAAGGCTCTTATCGAAGCTGAACTAGAAGCACAAAAGAAAGAAATTATTAGCAAACTTGAAAAAGGCCAAATCCTTGAAGGTACAGTTAAAAACATCACTTCTTATGGTGTATTTATCGACCTAGGTGGTGTTGATGGTCTTATTCATATAACAGACCTTTCATGGGGTCGTGTAAGTGATCCACACGAAGTAGTTGCTCTAGACGAAAAGATTAACGTTGTAATTCTTGATTTTGATGATGAAAAGAAACGCATCGCTCTAGGCCTAAAACAATTAACTCCACACCCATGGGATGCTCTTAACACAGAACTTAAGGTGGGTGACCATGTTAAGGGTAAAGTAGTTGTTATCGCAGACTATGGTGCATTCGTTGAAATTGCTCCAGGTGTAGAAGGTCTTATCCATGTTTCAGAAATGTCTTGGAGCCAACACTTACGCTCTGCTCAAGAATTCTTACACGTTGGTGACGAAGTAGAAGCTGTTGTTCTTACACTTGATCGTGAAGAACGTAAGATGTCTTTAGGTATCAAACAACTTAAAGAAGATCCATGGGAAACTATCGAGGTTAAATATCCTATTGCTAGCAAACACACAGCTAAGGTTCGTAACTTCACTAACTTCGGTATCTTCGTTGAACTAGAAGAAGGTGTTGATGGATTGATCCACATCTCAGATCTTTCTTGGACTAAGAAAGTTAAGCACCCATCTGAATTCACTCAAGTAGGAGCTGAAATCGATGTAGTTGTTCTTGAGATAGATAAAGAAAACCGCAGACTAAGCCTTGGTCACAAACAACTTGAAGATAATCCTTGGGATGCTTATGAAACTCTTTACACTCCAGGTTCATTGCACAAGGGTAAGATCACAGATATGATGGACAAGGGTGCAGTTATCACATTGAACGAAGGTGGAGAAGGTTTCGCAACTCCAAAACACCTAGTTAAAGAAGATGGCACACAAGCTCAAGTAGGTGAAGAACTAGACTTCAAGGTTATCGAATTTGTAAAGGAAACTAAGAGAATTATTCTTTCTCATAGTCGTACTTTCGAAGAAGGTAAAGAAGAGGCTAAACCTCGCAAGCAACACACAAGTAACGCTAAGAAGAACGATTCTGCTCAAGTAAACAACGTAGCAGCAAGCACTTCTCTTGGTGATATCGATGCTCTTGCTGCATTGAAAGCTAAAATGGAAAAAGGTGAATAA
- a CDS encoding zinc ribbon domain-containing protein, producing the protein MAIIKCPECNAPVSDQAPICPTCGVEIKGKITICTTCNNAYLTEKEECPKCASEKNTTEITPVKGTTPIENPSQTIEIASLIESQQSVSQKNKNPQKIIILSSFIIALLICATFLYIYSNAQKKNEKEAYELAMNSKEIGILEDYLNTYSKDAPQEHIDSINAHLSILLSTDKEWTNALIQNSKEAFEEYLSKYENPKHKKEALQKIDSLDFVAVSQKNTIEAYNTYISDHYDGNYINEANEKIRILKTKEVQQDEYQMVAGTIKTFFRGISERNENKVQETISPNISSFLNKTDFNRSDIALFMSKLYKDNVESIYWSIDNNLKIKKKEIGLEEYEYTTIFNVAQDVKLKDGQSEANKYRVQTRIDPTGKIVEFNMIKILE; encoded by the coding sequence ATGGCTATAATAAAATGTCCAGAATGTAATGCTCCTGTAAGCGACCAAGCCCCAATATGCCCCACTTGCGGTGTTGAAATAAAGGGTAAAATAACAATATGCACTACATGCAATAATGCTTATCTCACTGAAAAAGAAGAATGTCCCAAGTGCGCTTCTGAAAAAAATACGACAGAAATAACACCTGTTAAGGGAACAACTCCTATAGAAAATCCTTCCCAAACTATTGAGATTGCCTCTCTAATAGAGTCTCAACAGTCTGTTTCACAAAAAAACAAGAACCCCCAAAAGATTATTATTTTGTCTTCATTCATCATCGCACTTCTTATTTGCGCAACGTTCTTATATATATATAGCAATGCACAAAAGAAGAATGAGAAAGAAGCTTACGAGCTAGCTATGAATAGTAAGGAAATCGGAATACTTGAGGATTATCTTAATACTTATTCGAAAGATGCTCCACAAGAGCATATAGATTCAATCAATGCACATCTTTCAATATTACTTTCCACAGATAAAGAGTGGACAAATGCACTTATTCAGAATTCCAAAGAAGCCTTTGAAGAATACTTATCTAAATATGAAAACCCTAAACATAAAAAGGAAGCACTGCAAAAAATCGACTCTTTAGACTTTGTTGCTGTCTCTCAAAAGAACACAATTGAAGCATATAATACTTACATAAGCGATCACTATGACGGCAACTATATCAATGAGGCTAATGAAAAGATTAGAATTCTCAAAACTAAAGAGGTGCAACAAGATGAATACCAAATGGTAGCTGGAACCATAAAAACCTTTTTTAGAGGCATAAGTGAACGTAACGAAAATAAGGTACAAGAAACAATTAGTCCCAATATTTCATCGTTCCTTAATAAAACAGATTTCAATCGTTCTGATATTGCTTTATTTATGAGTAAACTATATAAAGATAATGTAGAATCAATTTATTGGAGTATAGACAATAATCTTAAAATTAAGAAAAAAGAAATAGGACTTGAAGAATATGAATATACAACAATATTTAATGTTGCTCAAGATGTTAAATTAAAGGATGGCCAGTCTGAAGCTAATAAATATAGAGTACAAACGAGAATAGATCCTACTGGAAAAATCGTAGAATTCAATATGATTAAGATCCTAGAATAG
- a CDS encoding glycoside hydrolase family 25 protein, translated as MKHIFIFILFYIFSISVSAQDDFYNCEDTCCHVHGIDLSHYQGNVFWETIGENTKMAYVYLKATEGGDNIDKTYSYNIDLAHKYGLKVGSYHFFRPKTNLTKQLENFRTQCRPEDQDLIPMIDIETKSGLSTEEFCDSLLKFLSMVEKEYKQKPLLYTFTNFYDNYLSGKIDGYKLMIAQYTQREPVLKDGRDITMWQYTGKGRINGINGFVDKSRFFGTHGMREIRFIHFKQ; from the coding sequence ATGAAACATATATTTATATTTATTCTTTTTTACATCTTTTCAATTTCAGTTTCTGCCCAAGACGATTTTTATAACTGTGAAGATACTTGTTGTCATGTACATGGTATTGACCTTAGTCACTATCAAGGAAATGTCTTTTGGGAAACAATTGGAGAAAATACAAAGATGGCTTATGTGTATCTTAAAGCCACAGAGGGAGGTGATAATATAGATAAAACATATTCTTATAATATCGACTTAGCTCATAAATATGGACTAAAAGTGGGATCTTACCACTTTTTTAGACCTAAAACAAACTTAACAAAACAGCTAGAAAACTTCAGGACTCAATGTAGACCAGAAGATCAAGACCTTATTCCTATGATTGATATAGAAACAAAAAGTGGATTATCAACAGAAGAATTTTGCGATTCTCTTTTAAAATTCTTATCAATGGTCGAAAAAGAATATAAACAAAAACCTCTACTTTATACCTTTACAAACTTTTATGATAATTATCTGTCTGGTAAAATTGATGGTTATAAGCTGATGATTGCACAATATACTCAACGGGAACCGGTTTTAAAAGATGGTAGAGATATCACAATGTGGCAATACACTGGTAAAGGAAGAATTAACGGAATAAATGGTTTTGTTGATAAAAGTAGATTCTTTGGGACGCATGGTATGCGTGAAATACGATTTATTCACTTTAAACAATAA
- a CDS encoding Na+/H+ antiporter NhaC family protein, with the protein MSKIKHISGLKALTPLFIFIALYLLCAIIAKDFYKLPVTVSFLIASVSAIMMTRGESIEKRISIFTEGAGQNSLLQMVWIFILAGAFAASAKAMGSVDATVYFILNILPAKFILAGLFLSACIISLAIGTSVGTIIALVPIASGLSHVLGVDEPLILGLVIGGAFFGDNLSFISDTTIAATSSQGCSMKDKFKVNSLIVVPAAICILIIYTIIGYGLEKPTELPRFNYIYIIPYLVVILMALRGFNVMIVLIVGLIFSGSLGLYAQSYNLYGWFATLGDGMTSMGELIIVTMLAGGLLAIIKHNGGIHYIIAILTKFIKGKIGAELSIGLLVSFVNICTANNTIAIITVGNIAKQISKKFEIDSRKSASILDTFSCAIQGILPYGAQILMAAGLTKVSPIEIVGYTYYPIAIALMALFSILIRYPKKYS; encoded by the coding sequence ATGAGCAAAATAAAACACATTTCAGGATTAAAAGCTTTAACTCCACTTTTTATTTTTATTGCTTTGTACCTTTTGTGTGCTATTATTGCAAAGGATTTTTATAAACTTCCTGTAACAGTAAGTTTCTTAATTGCAAGTGTATCTGCAATAATGATGACCAGAGGAGAAAGCATAGAGAAAAGAATATCAATCTTCACAGAGGGGGCTGGGCAAAATAGTTTATTACAGATGGTCTGGATTTTTATTCTTGCAGGAGCCTTTGCTGCATCAGCAAAAGCAATGGGAAGCGTCGACGCAACCGTTTACTTCATTCTAAATATACTTCCAGCAAAGTTTATTCTTGCAGGACTTTTTCTTTCTGCATGCATCATTAGTCTTGCAATAGGCACTAGTGTGGGAACTATTATTGCTTTGGTTCCAATCGCATCAGGCTTATCTCATGTTCTAGGAGTAGACGAACCTCTTATTTTAGGCCTTGTTATTGGAGGTGCCTTCTTTGGAGATAACCTCTCATTTATATCTGATACAACAATAGCCGCAACGTCAAGTCAAGGCTGTAGCATGAAAGATAAATTTAAAGTAAATAGTTTAATTGTAGTTCCTGCTGCGATATGCATACTTATTATATATACGATCATAGGATATGGACTTGAAAAACCTACTGAATTACCAAGATTTAATTATATCTATATCATTCCTTATCTTGTTGTAATTCTTATGGCTTTGAGAGGATTTAATGTGATGATTGTGTTAATTGTAGGTCTTATTTTTAGTGGTTCACTGGGACTTTATGCTCAAAGTTATAATCTATATGGTTGGTTTGCAACCTTAGGTGACGGTATGACAAGTATGGGTGAACTCATAATTGTAACAATGTTGGCAGGTGGGTTACTTGCAATTATTAAACATAATGGTGGGATTCATTATATAATAGCTATTTTGACAAAGTTTATTAAAGGTAAAATAGGAGCAGAATTATCAATCGGTCTTCTTGTGTCATTTGTCAATATATGCACGGCAAACAACACTATTGCAATTATAACAGTTGGAAATATAGCTAAACAAATAAGTAAAAAATTTGAGATTGACTCTCGAAAATCAGCAAGTATTCTCGATACTTTTTCTTGCGCAATACAAGGAATACTTCCATATGGGGCACAAATTCTTATGGCAGCAGGTTTAACTAAAGTTTCACCTATCGAAATTGTTGGATACACCTACTATCCTATAGCTATTGCATTAATGGCTTTATTCTCTATATTAATACGTTATCCTAAAAAATATTCTTAA
- a CDS encoding substrate-binding domain-containing protein: MTEKIRIKDIALRAGVSVGTVDRVLHKRPNVSPKALEKVENVLKEMNYQPNVYASALAYNKSYSFYLLIPDHGSETYWEEIEKGAYSAMEARRDFNIKVNILYFKRFNEASYLEQAQKCVKNQPDGVIIVPSELDLTKKITESFIAQQIPFVLLDSYMPDLKPLSFFGQDSLASGYFSAKMLMLLASQEKTIMLMKQTKNGKVTSKQQAHREVGFRHYMDEHFPNVNIIELNLPTEENKGEYYKLLEEFFTKNQDVHHCITFNSKAHIVGEFLLHTNRRNVQIMGYDMVEKNIECIKLGSISFLIAQHAYMQGYSCVDTLFKAIVLKAEVEPVNYMPIELISKENVNFYRRFQL, from the coding sequence ATGACAGAAAAAATACGCATAAAAGATATAGCTCTTCGTGCAGGTGTATCCGTTGGAACAGTTGATAGGGTTTTACATAAACGTCCTAATGTTTCTCCCAAAGCTTTGGAAAAGGTAGAAAACGTTCTTAAAGAAATGAACTATCAACCCAATGTTTATGCGAGTGCACTTGCCTATAATAAATCATATAGCTTCTATTTACTTATCCCAGATCATGGTTCTGAAACCTATTGGGAAGAGATTGAAAAAGGTGCTTATAGTGCAATGGAGGCAAGACGTGACTTTAATATTAAAGTAAATATACTCTATTTCAAACGTTTTAATGAGGCTTCATATTTAGAACAGGCTCAAAAATGTGTAAAAAATCAGCCCGATGGAGTTATTATTGTGCCTTCTGAACTAGATTTAACAAAAAAGATTACAGAGTCATTTATTGCTCAACAGATCCCATTTGTGCTACTAGATTCTTATATGCCTGACTTAAAACCATTGTCTTTCTTTGGGCAAGATTCGCTAGCTAGTGGTTACTTTTCCGCAAAAATGCTTATGCTTTTGGCTTCTCAAGAGAAAACTATAATGTTGATGAAGCAAACGAAGAATGGAAAAGTAACAAGCAAACAACAAGCTCATCGAGAAGTTGGATTCAGGCATTATATGGATGAGCATTTTCCGAATGTAAACATTATAGAGCTAAATCTTCCAACCGAAGAAAACAAGGGAGAATATTATAAACTTTTAGAGGAATTCTTCACTAAAAATCAAGATGTACATCATTGCATAACTTTTAATTCTAAGGCACATATTGTTGGCGAGTTTTTACTTCATACCAACCGACGTAATGTACAAATTATGGGTTATGACATGGTTGAAAAAAATATAGAATGTATAAAACTAGGAAGTATATCTTTCTTAATTGCTCAACATGCTTATATGCAAGGATATAGTTGTGTTGATACGTTGTTCAAAGCAATCGTTCTTAAAGCTGAAGTTGAACCTGTAAATTATATGCCTATTGAATTAATCTCAAAAGAAAATGTAAACTTTTACAGACGATTTCAACTATAA